The DNA window TCTCCGCCGGGACGCCGTGGAAGGCCTTGCGGATCCTGTCGCTCTCCACGATCCGTGCGCCCGGCGGCGCGCCCAGATGCGGGGCAAGCATCTCCGCCACGCTCGTCTTGCCGGACCCGCTCAGGCCCGCAATGGCGACGAGCCGTGGCGAAGGCACGCACAGCAGTGCAAGCGCAAGGTCGAAATAGGACCGGGCTTCGTCGACGAGCCCCGCTGCCGTCCCTCCCTCCGTAAGGAGCGTCGCGGTGACGTGCGCCCGCACGGCCGCTCTGACCGCCATGAAGAAGGGCAGGAGCGAGAAGCCGCCATCGTCGCCGGTCTCGTCGAGATAGCGGTTCATGACCATGTTGGCTGATGCGGCAAAGCCGCGGTGCCACAGGTCCATCAGGAGGAAGGACAGGTCGTAGAGAACGTCTACTGTGGCTAGTTCTTCGCTGAACTCAATGCAATCGAAGAGCCGCGGCACATCGTCGATGAGGCAAATGTTCCTCAGGTGAAGGTCGCCATGGCAGCGGCGGACCTTGCCCTCCCTCGCCCGCCGGTCGAGAAGGGCCGAATGACGGGCCAGCGCAGCGCGAAAGGCCTTGTTGAAGCGCGTCGTCTCCGTTTCGCGGAATAGGTGGCTCACGGCAAATCCCGCTTCGTTGATGTCGAGCACGCCGGCCATGGCATCTGCGCCGCCGCGTCCATGGACGACGGGGGCATCATGGTGAAAGCGCGCGACCATATGTGCCGTTCCGCTCATCAAGGCGGGTGTGAGCTTGCCTGCGAACGCCATCCGGTCGAGCAGGCTCGACTGCTCGAAGCGCCTCATCTCCACCACCGCATCCGCGAGGCGCCCCGGCCCGTCCAAGGCAAGCCGTCCGTCGGCCTCCCGGGTGATCCGATGATAACCGATATACAGGCCAGGCGCGGTCTTCGCGTTCAGTTCGATCTCTTTGGCGCAGGCCGCGAGGCGAAGCTCGGGTGTGGAGAAGTCGACATAGGGCAGCTTCACCGCCCGCTTCATCTTCCACGCCCGCTCTCCCGCGAGGAAGATGCGGGAGATATGCGTCTCGATCACCTCCACCTGCCCGTGAACGCCGTGAAACACCGGGTCGGTGAGAAGCGCGGTCGAGGCTGCCTGGTCTTCGACGATCATCGCGCTTTTCCTCCGCCAGAGGCCGCAGGAGGCGTTCACCGGCACGCGGAACCGTTGCCCGAGCGGCGCTGCCGCGCCTTGATCCAGAGCAAGGCACTCCTTTCTCGACGTGCCCTTCATCGCCGATCGGGATTTGACGCAGCGCAAGGATCACGCGGCGAGTTGCGATATCGTTCCAAAGAACAGGGCACTCTCTGCACTAAGAGGAGCATGATCATGTCGTTCAGGACGGTTCTTACCATTGCCGGTCTTGCCCAGGACGAAAGTGCGCTGCAGCAAGCCGCCGCGCTCTGCGAGGAAGCCCATGCGCATCTGTCGGTGCTCGTCATGGCGCTGGCGGCACCGCCGCCGGTTGGCGAATATGCGGCAGTGCTTTCCGATGCCTGGATGCAGGAGCGGCAGGCCGACCTCGAACAGTTGAAGGCTTCCGAGGAAGCGGTGTCGCGATGCCTGGCGAAGACGGCTCTGTCGGCCGATGTGGCAAGGGACTACCCCGAGCTCGCCTGGGCCGACGAGGTCATCGGGCGGCGCGGCCGGTATGCCGACATCACCGTCGTCTGGCCTGACCTGCCTTTCGACGATATCTCGAGAAACAAGGCGATAGAGGGAGCCTTGTTTTCTTCGGGCAAGCCGCTTCTCCTGGTTCCCGAGGGATGGCGGGCCACATTCGGCCCGAAACGCGTCATGATCGCCTGGGACTCGCGTCTCGAGGCCACAAGAGCAGTGCGCGAGTCTGTCGACATGCTCCAAGGTGCCGACGAGGTCCGTCTCGTGCTGGTCGACCCGGTCGAGAGCGAGAATGGCCATGGCGCGGAGCCGGGCGCGGACGCGGCGGCGTTTCTCGCCCGCCATGGTGCGAAGGTCACGGTCGACCGCCTGCCGAGCCAGGGCCACACGGTTGCGGAGATCCTGCGCAGGCACGCCGTGGACTGCGCCACCGATCTTGTGGTGATGGGCGCCTATGGCCACTCGCGCATGCGCGAGCGCATTTTCGGCGGTGTCACGAAGTCCATGCTCGAAGAGCCTCCGGTACCGATTCTGATGGCCCGATAATTCGTCGTGCCTGCCCTCGGGAGGCATTATCCCAAGGGACGGAATCGATCAGCGAGATGCGCCCTTCTGGGTGGCGCAGCTGGGCCGCAGCTTCATCACCGGTCCGGAGCATTTCCGGCTGCGGCGAGGGCTGCATGCAGTTCCGGGGTGGGAGCTTTGACAGGTCCTTGCTGATTTCGCCAGTGACCAGGGCCTTCAGTGGGTGCGGGAGCGCTTCGCGGATGATCCCGAGCATCCGCGGTTCCGCGACGATGACCAGCCGGTCGAAGCCCCTCGGCCACCCTCCTTGCCCTCTACGGGGCTTTCCGCGCGCTGCTGAGGGCGCGCCTGTGCGTCGTGCATCTCCTGGAGAAGCCGGTGCGCCATCCCGAGAGATGGCGTCCCCTGGCCATCCGTTATATCGAGCAGGCGGAGCGGGAACTCGTCAGCTCTCGACCCCGAGAAGATCGCAGATCGACCCGCCGTCGCGCAGGCGCTTGAGCGCATCTGCGATCAGGCCGGCGGCCGAGACGATTTCCAGCCGTGCCGAAGGGTGTCCTGTCTTCGCCTGGGCTGCTGCCGGCAGGCTGTCGGTCACGACGATGTTGTCGAAGGCGTCGCTGTCGAACAGCGCCTCGACGCCCTCGCTGAACAGCCCGTGGGTCGCTATCGCGTGAACCGCCTTCGCCCCGCGCTCGCGACAGGCGGTGGCTGCACGCAGCATGGTGCCGCCGGTGCTGATCATGTCGTCGACGACGAAGACGACCGTGCCGTCCACCTCGCCGGCGAAGAGGTCGCCGGAGACGACGCCGCGGCTGCGTCGCTTTTCCAGGAAGCCGAAGCCCATCTTCAGGTCGGTATCCGTTTCCAGGTGCTCCTTGAGCAGTTGCGCGCGCTTCACGCCGCCGCCGTCGGGCGAAAGGATGGTGACGGGCTGACCTTCGGCCAGGCGCTCGACCACCGGTACGAACAGCCGTCTCGTGTCGACATGTATGGTCTCGCAGCGGAACGCGTTCTGGAAGGCCGAGATGTTGTGCACGTCGAGCGTGATGATGCGGTCCGTGCCGACCGCCTCGAAGAGCTGGGCGACATATCGTGTCGTCACCGGGTCGCGCGCCTTGGTCTGCCTGTCCTTGCGCGAATAGGCGAGATAGGGCGCGACCGCCGTCACCCGCTCGGCGCCGTGCTCGCGGCACGTGGCGAGGAAGAAGAGCAGTTTCATGAGCCGGTCATTGGCGGAAGCGCCGTCTCCGCCCGCGAGGCTGTGCAGCACATAGACATCCTCTCCGCGCACGCAGACGAGCGGGCGCGCCTTGTGTTCTCCGTCCTCGAAGTCCCGTTCCTCGTGCGGATCGAGGGTGGCGCCGAGGGTTTTCGCGACGGCGCCGCCTAGATGTTCCGAACCGTTCAACGCAAAAAGGCGCATGTCATGTGCTCCACCCCGGTTGGATTTAGGCCGCCGGCGGGGCGGATCAAACGGCCTTCCTTCCTTTCCCGGTTTTGTCCCTCGCCGCTTCCGCCGCTGCCACCTGCTTCTTCACGGCGATGAAGCTGTCCGGGCTCACGGAGATGGAATCGATGCCACATTCGACGAGGAAGGCCGCGAATTCGGGATGGTCGCTCGGCGCCTGGCCGCACAGGCCGATCTTGGCGCCGGCCTTGCGCGCCTCGCCGATGACATTGGCGATCATCCATTTCACCGCCTTGTCCTGCTCGTCGAACAGATCGGCGAGCTCGCCCGAATCCCGGTCCACGCCGAGAGTGAGCTGGGTCAGATCGTTGGAGCCGATGGAGAAGCCGTCGAAGCGTTCGGCGAACTCGGCGGCGAGGACCA is part of the Chelativorans sp. AA-79 genome and encodes:
- a CDS encoding universal stress protein, which translates into the protein MSFRTVLTIAGLAQDESALQQAAALCEEAHAHLSVLVMALAAPPPVGEYAAVLSDAWMQERQADLEQLKASEEAVSRCLAKTALSADVARDYPELAWADEVIGRRGRYADITVVWPDLPFDDISRNKAIEGALFSSGKPLLLVPEGWRATFGPKRVMIAWDSRLEATRAVRESVDMLQGADEVRLVLVDPVESENGHGAEPGADAAAFLARHGAKVTVDRLPSQGHTVAEILRRHAVDCATDLVVMGAYGHSRMRERIFGGVTKSMLEEPPVPILMAR
- a CDS encoding bifunctional aminoglycoside phosphotransferase/ATP-binding protein; the encoded protein is MIVEDQAASTALLTDPVFHGVHGQVEVIETHISRIFLAGERAWKMKRAVKLPYVDFSTPELRLAACAKEIELNAKTAPGLYIGYHRITREADGRLALDGPGRLADAVVEMRRFEQSSLLDRMAFAGKLTPALMSGTAHMVARFHHDAPVVHGRGGADAMAGVLDINEAGFAVSHLFRETETTRFNKAFRAALARHSALLDRRAREGKVRRCHGDLHLRNICLIDDVPRLFDCIEFSEELATVDVLYDLSFLLMDLWHRGFAASANMVMNRYLDETGDDGGFSLLPFFMAVRAAVRAHVTATLLTEGGTAAGLVDEARSYFDLALALLCVPSPRLVAIAGLSGSGKTSVAEMLAPHLGAPPGARIVESDRIRKAFHGVPAETRLPGDAYRSEVSRRVYREMARRSGLILRQGGSVVADAVFERPADRAAIEAEARRIGQPFLGLWLDADPVRLRRQVETRRGGPSDATVDVLEHQLQRHVDYPAWTRIDAARELEAIVVDILSHLEPTGPRSC
- a CDS encoding ribose-phosphate pyrophosphokinase — protein: MRLFALNGSEHLGGAVAKTLGATLDPHEERDFEDGEHKARPLVCVRGEDVYVLHSLAGGDGASANDRLMKLLFFLATCREHGAERVTAVAPYLAYSRKDRQTKARDPVTTRYVAQLFEAVGTDRIITLDVHNISAFQNAFRCETIHVDTRRLFVPVVERLAEGQPVTILSPDGGGVKRAQLLKEHLETDTDLKMGFGFLEKRRSRGVVSGDLFAGEVDGTVVFVVDDMISTGGTMLRAATACRERGAKAVHAIATHGLFSEGVEALFDSDAFDNIVVTDSLPAAAQAKTGHPSARLEIVSAAGLIADALKRLRDGGSICDLLGVES